A genomic segment from Chitinophaga niabensis encodes:
- the hemB gene encoding porphobilinogen synthase — protein MIRRNRILRNSPAIRAMVAETILTPADFIAPLFITEGKGIKEEISSMPGYFRHSLDLTVQEAKELWGMGIKSVLLFIKCADELKDNKGTEALNPNGLMQRAIRAVKEAVPGMVVMTDVALDPFSSYGHDGIVEGEEIVNDATVNVLAAMSVSHAEAGADFVAPSDMMDGRILAIREALEDSNFTKTGIMAYSAKYASCFYGPFRDALDSAPGFGDKKTYQMDYANAREALKETLMDVDEGADIVMVKPAMAYLDIIRLIKDSVTVPVSAYHVSGEYAMIKAAAKMGWINEEKAIMESLTSIKRAGADLIATYFAKDAVRLLNN, from the coding sequence ATGATCAGAAGAAACAGAATTTTACGCAACTCCCCTGCCATCCGTGCGATGGTAGCAGAAACCATTTTAACCCCTGCCGATTTTATCGCGCCGCTGTTCATTACAGAGGGAAAGGGCATTAAAGAAGAGATCTCTTCCATGCCGGGGTATTTTCGTCATTCGCTGGACCTCACGGTGCAGGAAGCGAAAGAGCTGTGGGGAATGGGCATAAAAAGTGTGCTGCTGTTCATCAAATGTGCAGATGAACTGAAAGATAACAAAGGAACGGAAGCGCTCAATCCCAACGGCTTGATGCAACGTGCCATCCGTGCAGTGAAAGAAGCGGTACCCGGTATGGTGGTAATGACGGATGTAGCCCTGGACCCCTTCTCTTCCTACGGCCACGATGGTATTGTGGAAGGAGAAGAGATCGTGAATGATGCCACTGTGAATGTACTGGCTGCCATGAGCGTAAGCCATGCTGAAGCCGGTGCGGATTTTGTGGCTCCCAGCGATATGATGGATGGCCGCATCCTGGCTATCCGTGAAGCATTAGAAGACAGTAACTTTACCAAAACGGGCATCATGGCCTACAGTGCCAAATATGCCAGTTGCTTTTACGGCCCTTTCCGTGATGCATTGGATTCTGCACCCGGTTTTGGGGATAAGAAAACATACCAGATGGATTATGCCAATGCACGCGAAGCATTGAAAGAAACATTGATGGATGTGGATGAAGGAGCGGATATCGTAATGGTGAAACCAGCCATGGCTTACCTGGATATCATCCGCCTTATTAAAGACAGCGTAACTGTTCCGGTGAGCGCCTATCATGTAAGTGGTGAATACGCCATGATCAAAGCAGCGGCGAAGATGGGATGGATCAACGAGGAGAAAGCTATTATGGAAAGCCTTACCAGCATTAAACGTGCAGGTGCAGACCTGATTGCCACCTACTTTGCGAAAGATGCGGTGCGTTTGTTAAACAACTAA
- a CDS encoding FecR family protein — protein MTEKEFLELLAKHKQGNLNTKEQMLLAQVVADGDFDEVLKQDVMQSLSGKKQGLIRRLFTNRRIAAAVTLLAMGGLLFMFVFPRKKQTNTPILSQTVKQDVSPGTNRALLTLSDGSVVELDSLGNTIIPTQGSSSVNVQGGQLVYGKGDGEQVFNTLTTPRGAQYKIQLSDGTLVWLNAGSSLKYPTIFNNSERTVELQGEAYFEVAKDAQKVFHVKVNDMQVEVLGTHFNVSAYSEDNTINTTLLEGKVKISDHILHPGEQAQRASDGNISIKEVDVEEVVAWKNGLFIFQNADVKTIMQQLSRWYDIEITYEGTPRQMRLNGEVYRNYNLSQVLAVLGATGLEFKIEGKKLNVIY, from the coding sequence ATGACAGAAAAGGAATTTTTGGAATTACTGGCCAAACACAAGCAGGGCAACCTGAACACTAAAGAGCAGATGCTCCTGGCACAGGTAGTGGCTGATGGAGATTTTGACGAAGTATTGAAACAGGATGTTATGCAATCCCTTTCCGGTAAAAAGCAGGGGCTTATACGCCGCCTTTTTACCAACAGGAGGATAGCCGCAGCAGTGACCTTACTCGCCATGGGCGGTCTTTTGTTCATGTTTGTATTCCCGCGTAAAAAGCAAACCAACACACCCATACTGAGCCAAACTGTTAAACAGGATGTATCGCCAGGTACCAACCGCGCTTTACTCACCCTGTCAGATGGCTCTGTGGTGGAACTGGATAGCCTGGGAAATACCATTATTCCTACGCAGGGAAGTTCCAGCGTAAATGTGCAGGGTGGTCAGTTAGTTTACGGGAAGGGAGATGGAGAACAGGTTTTCAATACCCTAACCACACCAAGAGGCGCACAGTATAAGATACAATTGTCTGACGGTACGCTTGTATGGCTCAATGCAGGCTCTTCTTTAAAATATCCGACAATATTCAATAACAGTGAACGCACCGTAGAGCTTCAGGGAGAAGCTTACTTTGAAGTGGCCAAAGATGCCCAAAAAGTATTCCATGTAAAGGTGAATGATATGCAGGTAGAGGTATTAGGCACCCATTTCAACGTCTCGGCCTATTCGGAAGATAATACGATAAATACTACGCTCCTGGAAGGAAAAGTAAAAATATCCGACCATATCCTCCATCCCGGAGAGCAGGCACAACGGGCGTCAGATGGAAATATCAGCATCAAAGAAGTGGATGTGGAAGAAGTAGTGGCCTGGAAGAATGGCCTGTTCATCTTTCAGAATGCAGACGTCAAAACAATTATGCAGCAATTATCGAGATGGTATGATATAGAGATCACGTATGAAGGCACACCGCGCCAAATGAGGCTCAACGGTGAAGTATACAGGAATTATAATCTATCCCAGGTATTAGCGGTACTGGGTGCTACAGGCTTAGAATTTAAAATCGAGGGAAAAAAGCTGAACGTTATTTACTAA
- a CDS encoding RNA polymerase sigma-70 factor — MALEIKPSTKEQEQLLLQQLAAGSERAFTAMYHAHKQHIFDVALLYTKNADQAEEIVQEVFHKIWEKRETLADVLEFKNFLFIIARNCIFNQFKKSSQELAAQKDLFLTQTETVDDTDYRLRNEQCEELLHTAVASLPPQRKRIYQLAKEGGLSYEEIASQLSISRFTVKNQMAEALRFIRVQLHKHLHTLLAFSILICQLFR; from the coding sequence GTGGCATTGGAGATCAAACCGTCTACAAAAGAACAGGAACAGTTGTTACTGCAGCAGCTTGCTGCAGGCAGTGAGCGTGCATTCACAGCAATGTACCATGCTCACAAACAACATATCTTTGATGTAGCGCTCCTGTATACTAAAAACGCAGACCAGGCAGAAGAGATCGTACAGGAAGTGTTTCACAAGATCTGGGAGAAAAGGGAAACGCTGGCGGATGTGCTGGAATTCAAAAATTTCCTTTTTATCATTGCCCGTAACTGCATCTTCAACCAGTTCAAAAAGTCCTCCCAGGAACTGGCTGCACAAAAAGACCTTTTTCTCACACAAACAGAAACCGTTGATGATACAGACTACCGCCTGAGAAATGAGCAATGCGAGGAATTGCTCCATACCGCCGTTGCCAGCCTGCCGCCACAAAGGAAAAGGATCTACCAGTTAGCTAAGGAAGGCGGTTTAAGTTATGAGGAAATAGCCTCTCAGCTGAGCATCTCCCGTTTCACTGTTAAGAACCAGATGGCAGAAGCCCTGCGCTTTATCCGCGTTCAGCTCCACAAACACCTTCATACCCTGCTGGCCTTCTCTATCCTGATCTGCCAGCTCTTCAGATAA
- a CDS encoding RagB/SusD family nutrient uptake outer membrane protein: MRNRTLFIIITICAFGIAGCTKGFLDRTPETNISDGEFWRTGNDLKLYANNWYSVFPSYGGFGNIGIYGLDADNGSDNMISMGYNNAMNSENIVPASGGGWAIGDWNTLRNINYFLANYTKSTESFDNIKPYVGEALFFRAWFYFDKLKRFGNLPWLNAPLDPQSGQLFDTRLARNVIVDSLMNDLDKAVEYLPTKSVAQVSRINKQIAQLFQARIALFEGTWEKYHAGSPFGVTGSDGSKYLQKAAAVTDALMAASGGYALETLNPAGNMEYWQLFNRSNYSASTEVMFWRQYIVGVNGGHNWHRYTTSGAGRGLTKDLVDAYLCTDGNPIGSSPLYQGDNTLLSVVANRDPRLAQTMYVNDGKHYITNSGPPGVPDVIFQAPSLNGASEGKCATGYQVFKGHNPLAAQQIAEQGTTGQIIFRFAEVLLINAEAKAELGTLTQVVADATINKLRSRVGMPALKVAAIPADPNREFPALSALINEVRRERRIELACEGYRRDDLQRWAAMGLKITGLKPKGAKKAQWVGIIPAGDLNGYPVDDNGYIELYKNIPAMSTGYKFKVTRDYLQPLPTSELTLNPKLSPQNPGW; the protein is encoded by the coding sequence ATGCGTAACAGAACACTTTTTATAATAATAACAATATGTGCTTTCGGCATAGCGGGTTGTACCAAAGGATTCCTGGACCGCACACCGGAAACCAATATCAGTGATGGTGAATTCTGGAGAACAGGCAACGACCTGAAGTTATATGCGAACAACTGGTACAGCGTATTCCCGAGCTATGGCGGCTTTGGCAACATCGGCATCTATGGGCTGGATGCAGATAATGGCAGCGATAACATGATTTCGATGGGATACAATAATGCGATGAATTCAGAGAATATCGTGCCTGCCAGCGGTGGAGGATGGGCCATAGGCGACTGGAACACGCTGCGCAACATCAACTACTTCCTCGCCAATTATACCAAATCCACGGAATCATTCGACAATATAAAACCTTATGTGGGTGAAGCACTTTTCTTCCGTGCGTGGTTTTACTTTGACAAGCTGAAGAGATTTGGCAATCTTCCCTGGCTCAATGCACCACTTGACCCACAATCCGGACAGCTCTTCGATACCCGCTTAGCACGGAATGTGATCGTGGATTCCCTGATGAATGACCTGGACAAAGCAGTGGAATACCTTCCCACTAAATCCGTGGCCCAGGTATCCCGTATCAATAAACAGATCGCCCAGTTATTCCAGGCGCGTATTGCTTTGTTTGAAGGCACCTGGGAAAAGTACCATGCAGGCTCGCCTTTTGGTGTTACCGGATCTGATGGTAGCAAGTATCTGCAAAAAGCTGCAGCTGTTACAGACGCATTAATGGCAGCCAGTGGCGGTTATGCCTTGGAAACACTAAACCCCGCTGGAAATATGGAATACTGGCAACTCTTCAATCGTTCCAACTATTCAGCCAGCACGGAAGTAATGTTCTGGCGCCAATACATTGTAGGCGTGAATGGTGGCCACAACTGGCATCGTTATACCACATCCGGTGCAGGCAGGGGTTTAACCAAAGATCTCGTGGATGCTTATCTCTGCACAGATGGGAACCCTATCGGCAGCAGCCCCTTATACCAGGGAGATAACACCTTACTGAGTGTGGTAGCTAACCGCGATCCCCGCCTGGCACAAACCATGTATGTAAATGATGGCAAACATTACATCACTAACAGCGGCCCTCCCGGTGTACCGGATGTTATTTTCCAGGCTCCTTCACTCAACGGTGCATCAGAAGGAAAATGCGCCACCGGTTACCAGGTATTTAAAGGACATAACCCGCTCGCAGCGCAACAGATAGCTGAACAAGGCACTACCGGCCAGATCATTTTCCGGTTTGCAGAAGTATTACTGATCAATGCAGAAGCAAAAGCAGAACTGGGTACACTTACACAGGTAGTAGCAGATGCTACCATCAACAAGCTGAGAAGCCGTGTAGGTATGCCGGCACTGAAGGTTGCAGCTATTCCTGCAGATCCTAACAGGGAGTTTCCGGCATTGAGTGCATTGATCAATGAAGTGCGCAGGGAAAGAAGGATCGAATTAGCCTGCGAAGGTTACCGCAGAGATGATCTGCAGCGCTGGGCCGCCATGGGTCTCAAGATCACAGGATTGAAGCCTAAAGGAGCTAAAAAGGCCCAATGGGTTGGCATCATACCCGCAGGTGACCTGAATGGTTACCCGGTAGATGATAATGGTTATATCGAGCTGTACAAGAACATTCCGGCTATGAGTACCGGTTATAAGTTCAAAGTAACCAGAGATTACTTACAACCTTTACCAACCAGTGAATTAACGTTGAATCCAAAGCTCAGCCCTCAAAACCCCGGCTGGTAG
- the hemL gene encoding glutamate-1-semialdehyde 2,1-aminomutase codes for MYTKSKALFEQANKVIPGGVNSPVRAFKSVGGTPVFMQHAKGAYMYDVDGNRYVDYINSWGPMILGHAYEPVVKAIQEYATYSTSFGAPTQLEIDVAELIVSMVPNIDMVRMVNSGTEACMSALRLARGYTGRNKVIKFEGNYHGHADSFLVSAGSGVATLGLQSIPGVTSAVADDTLSVPYNNLPAVEQLIAEHPDQIAAIIVEPVAGNMGCILPQPGFLEGLRSLCDTHGILFIMDEVMTGFRLAKGGAQELFNIKADIVTFGKIIGGGMPVGAFAGKREIMEHIAPAGKVYQAGTLSGNPIAMIAGYTLLKTLKERPAIYTQLQEKTEQLIAGLRETFGAAGVVYQINHIGSMMSVHFAEYPIVDFTAASGANNELFKRFFHAMLERGVYLPPSAFESWFISNAITTEDIEFTVSAAKAAMQAIR; via the coding sequence ATGTATACTAAAAGTAAAGCCCTATTTGAACAGGCCAATAAAGTAATTCCCGGTGGTGTGAACTCTCCTGTACGCGCATTCAAAAGCGTAGGCGGCACACCGGTTTTCATGCAACATGCTAAAGGCGCCTACATGTATGATGTAGACGGTAACCGGTATGTGGATTATATCAATTCATGGGGTCCCATGATCCTTGGCCATGCTTATGAGCCGGTAGTAAAAGCTATCCAGGAATATGCTACCTACTCTACATCTTTCGGTGCACCTACTCAGCTTGAAATAGATGTGGCAGAACTGATCGTGAGCATGGTGCCGAATATTGATATGGTGCGTATGGTGAACTCAGGTACAGAAGCCTGCATGTCTGCCCTCCGCCTTGCACGTGGTTATACCGGCAGAAATAAGGTGATCAAATTCGAAGGCAATTATCACGGCCATGCAGATTCCTTCCTGGTAAGCGCAGGCAGCGGTGTTGCCACATTAGGCTTACAGTCCATTCCCGGCGTAACCAGTGCCGTAGCTGATGACACACTCAGTGTTCCTTATAATAATCTCCCTGCCGTAGAACAACTCATTGCCGAACACCCTGATCAGATCGCTGCGATCATTGTAGAGCCTGTAGCAGGTAATATGGGTTGCATCCTTCCCCAGCCGGGCTTCCTTGAAGGCTTAAGAAGTTTATGTGATACGCACGGCATTCTATTCATCATGGATGAGGTGATGACCGGTTTCCGTTTAGCAAAAGGTGGCGCACAGGAGTTATTCAATATCAAAGCAGACATTGTGACCTTTGGCAAGATCATCGGTGGCGGCATGCCGGTAGGTGCTTTTGCTGGTAAGCGGGAGATCATGGAACATATTGCACCAGCCGGTAAAGTATACCAGGCAGGTACCCTCAGCGGTAACCCGATTGCCATGATAGCAGGATACACCTTGCTGAAAACATTGAAAGAGCGCCCTGCCATCTATACACAACTGCAGGAAAAAACAGAACAGCTTATAGCAGGATTAAGGGAAACCTTCGGTGCGGCAGGTGTGGTTTACCAGATCAATCACATCGGTTCCATGATGAGTGTGCATTTCGCGGAATATCCCATCGTTGATTTTACGGCCGCATCCGGTGCCAACAATGAACTGTTCAAACGTTTCTTCCATGCTATGCTGGAAAGGGGCGTTTACCTGCCACCATCTGCATTTGAAAGCTGGTTCATCAGTAATGCTATTACAACAGAAGATATCGAATTTACTGTGTCTGCTGCCAAAGCAGCGATGCAGGCTATCAGATAA
- a CDS encoding TonB-dependent receptor, producing MKMTTALLLIGLLHVSGKALPQSITLSLKKAPLKKVFKEIRKQSGLLFLYDEALLLNTKNIDIQVQGAPLKDALEISLKDSGLEFEIVERNVVLRKKTSPLLRPLNFFADTTIVPQVTGKVLDEAGEPLIGATVMIKDTKLGTVADASGVFQLKKVPKDAILQVRFTGYLSQDVPLSGRDALQIQMKIDNSKLDEVVVVGYGTQKKVNQTGAIAQVNGKELENRPITRVSQALQGMVGNLNITTTTAGGAPNATQGINIRGYTGFGTTTGPLIVIDGIQGGDINTLNPDDIENISVIKDAASAAIYGSSAPFGVILITTKQGAKGKKPAITYKNNLQWATPVNLPKMMNSLDFANIYNEAAINGGRGALISDETIQRIKDYQAGTFKDETVQTKDGAGNPTDGWQEWGGANANNDWFKIYFKDKAFSQQHNLGVSGGSNNSNYYVGLGYNDRKGMYNFGNDSYKRYNIRANLNTDISSWLSFGLRSTVSRELLNTPNTYSSNTGGNYLHLIARKWPTLQLKNPDGNYSDGSQVLLHLEGGRNKQVTDNAIITGEFNFKLAKGWTATANYTFNGTFWKQDFHTKTVYATRPSGTKYPMGGTTPNGYYRGSDRTQYQVVNAYTKYEKQLGGHYFSILGGYTRELREYETYFASNNQLYSDDIPSLNTSFGPTPSVGDGIRRLAVEGYFGRINYNFRDKYLLEFNGRYDATSRFLKDYRWKFYPGVSAGWNLDKEAFFEPLNRAVSALKVRGSYGSQGDQSFLDVGGANWYPFYPSLGTTRPTSTGWLFGGAQQAAVTPPGLVNPLLTWVTTTQLNIGIDAGFLDNRLKASFDWYIRKANDYAYTGTALPAVLGTSVPVENNAGVETRGFELMLSWSDKIGDVSYNLRGVLSDYKGKVTAYANNPQGDNGTFYVGRNQGEIWGYTTAGLFQSTDEVTKSPSQSKLNGNAWKPGDVRYADLDGNGTIDWGNNTLSNPGDRRVIGNNTPRYAFSFTGDASWNNFDIYIFLQGIAKRDAWVGSNYFWGVNGDEWQSSLFTEHYDRWTPTNPNGYFPKYYLTSEMGKNMQTQTRYLQNAAYLRIKNVQLGYSLPKSLLDPIKFNKVRFYVSIENLATFTNLIKTMDPELSISDAKIYPLQRTYSAGVNVSF from the coding sequence ATGAAAATGACCACCGCACTACTTCTCATCGGCCTTTTACATGTAAGCGGAAAAGCTTTACCGCAATCCATCACACTGTCTTTAAAGAAAGCGCCATTGAAGAAGGTATTCAAAGAGATCCGCAAGCAAAGCGGTTTATTGTTCCTGTACGATGAAGCACTTTTGCTCAATACAAAAAACATAGATATCCAGGTACAGGGCGCGCCGTTAAAGGATGCGCTGGAGATCAGCCTGAAAGACAGCGGGCTTGAATTTGAGATCGTGGAACGCAATGTTGTACTGCGTAAGAAAACCTCTCCCCTGCTCAGACCACTCAACTTCTTTGCAGATACCACCATCGTTCCACAGGTGACAGGTAAGGTACTGGATGAAGCAGGAGAACCGCTGATAGGCGCCACCGTTATGATAAAAGATACCAAACTGGGCACGGTAGCGGACGCTTCCGGTGTTTTCCAACTGAAAAAAGTACCCAAAGATGCTATACTGCAGGTAAGGTTCACCGGCTATCTATCACAGGATGTTCCCTTATCCGGCCGTGATGCGCTGCAAATACAGATGAAGATAGACAATAGCAAGCTGGATGAAGTAGTGGTGGTAGGTTATGGAACACAGAAGAAAGTGAACCAGACCGGTGCCATTGCACAAGTGAATGGAAAGGAACTCGAAAACCGCCCTATTACCCGTGTGAGCCAGGCTTTACAGGGAATGGTAGGTAACCTCAATATCACAACCACAACAGCGGGTGGTGCACCGAATGCCACACAGGGTATCAATATCCGCGGGTATACCGGTTTTGGTACCACCACTGGTCCATTGATCGTAATTGATGGTATACAGGGTGGTGATATCAATACCCTCAACCCGGATGATATAGAAAACATTTCTGTGATCAAAGATGCCGCCTCTGCTGCCATCTATGGCTCCAGCGCACCATTTGGTGTGATCCTCATTACTACTAAACAGGGAGCCAAAGGCAAAAAACCCGCTATCACCTATAAAAATAATTTACAGTGGGCTACTCCGGTGAACCTGCCTAAAATGATGAACTCACTGGATTTCGCCAATATATACAATGAGGCAGCCATCAATGGCGGCCGCGGTGCCCTGATCTCTGACGAAACCATCCAAAGGATCAAAGATTACCAGGCCGGTACTTTTAAAGATGAAACTGTACAGACCAAAGATGGTGCAGGCAATCCTACAGATGGCTGGCAGGAATGGGGAGGTGCCAATGCTAATAACGACTGGTTCAAAATATACTTTAAAGATAAGGCCTTCAGCCAGCAGCATAATCTTGGTGTTTCCGGCGGCTCCAACAATTCCAATTACTATGTAGGGCTTGGTTATAACGACAGGAAAGGGATGTACAATTTCGGGAACGACAGCTACAAACGTTATAATATCAGGGCTAACCTCAACACGGATATCAGCAGCTGGCTCAGCTTCGGGCTGAGAAGCACTGTTTCCCGCGAATTATTGAATACCCCCAATACTTACAGTAGTAACACTGGCGGCAACTACTTACACCTCATTGCACGTAAATGGCCAACCCTGCAATTAAAGAACCCCGACGGGAATTATTCAGACGGCAGCCAGGTATTATTACACCTGGAAGGCGGACGCAACAAACAGGTAACAGATAATGCCATCATCACCGGTGAATTCAATTTCAAACTCGCCAAAGGATGGACGGCCACGGCCAACTACACCTTCAATGGTACTTTCTGGAAACAGGATTTCCACACTAAAACAGTATACGCAACAAGGCCCAGCGGTACTAAGTATCCTATGGGTGGAACTACCCCCAATGGTTACTATCGCGGAAGCGACAGAACACAATACCAGGTTGTGAACGCTTACACCAAATATGAAAAGCAACTAGGCGGTCATTACTTCAGCATACTGGGTGGTTATACACGCGAACTCAGGGAATATGAGACCTATTTTGCCAGCAATAATCAACTTTATTCCGATGATATCCCTTCTCTCAACACATCTTTCGGACCAACACCCAGCGTAGGCGACGGTATCCGGAGATTAGCCGTGGAAGGTTATTTCGGAAGGATCAACTATAACTTCCGGGACAAATACCTCCTGGAATTCAACGGCCGTTATGATGCTACTTCCCGCTTCCTGAAAGACTATCGCTGGAAATTTTACCCGGGTGTATCCGCAGGATGGAACCTGGACAAAGAAGCCTTCTTTGAACCTTTGAACAGAGCCGTAAGTGCTTTAAAGGTCAGAGGTTCTTATGGCTCACAAGGCGATCAGTCTTTCCTGGATGTCGGCGGCGCTAACTGGTATCCTTTTTATCCAAGCCTTGGTACCACAAGGCCTACTTCAACCGGCTGGCTCTTTGGTGGCGCCCAACAGGCAGCCGTAACACCTCCCGGTTTGGTGAATCCCCTGCTTACCTGGGTTACTACAACACAATTGAATATCGGAATAGATGCAGGTTTCCTTGATAACCGACTGAAAGCTTCTTTTGACTGGTACATCCGTAAAGCGAATGATTATGCGTACACAGGTACAGCGCTTCCTGCAGTACTTGGTACCAGCGTACCTGTAGAGAACAATGCCGGCGTAGAAACCCGTGGTTTTGAATTAATGCTTTCCTGGAGTGATAAGATCGGTGATGTAAGTTATAACCTGCGTGGTGTATTGAGTGATTATAAAGGTAAGGTCACAGCCTATGCGAACAACCCACAGGGAGATAACGGTACCTTTTATGTAGGCCGCAACCAGGGTGAGATCTGGGGTTATACTACCGCAGGGCTTTTCCAAAGCACAGATGAAGTAACCAAATCTCCTTCCCAATCAAAGCTGAATGGTAATGCATGGAAACCGGGAGATGTACGGTATGCCGATCTCGATGGTAATGGTACCATCGACTGGGGCAACAATACACTCAGCAATCCGGGAGACAGAAGAGTGATCGGCAACAACACGCCACGTTACGCCTTCAGCTTTACAGGAGATGCTTCCTGGAATAATTTCGATATCTACATCTTTCTGCAGGGCATTGCAAAAAGAGATGCATGGGTTGGCTCCAACTATTTCTGGGGCGTGAACGGGGATGAATGGCAGAGTTCTTTATTCACCGAGCATTACGACAGGTGGACACCCACTAATCCAAACGGTTATTTCCCTAAATACTATTTAACCAGCGAGATGGGTAAGAACATGCAAACGCAGACAAGGTATCTGCAGAACGCTGCCTACCTGCGTATCAAGAACGTACAGTTAGGTTATTCTCTTCCTAAATCACTCCTGGATCCGATCAAATTCAACAAAGTAAGGTTCTATGTGAGCATAGAGAACCTGGCCACTTTCACCAACCTGATCAAGACCATGGACCCTGAGTTATCTATCTCCGATGCCAAGATCTATCCGTTGCAGCGTACTTATTCTGCCGGGGTGAATGTAAGTTTCTAA
- the hemF gene encoding oxygen-dependent coproporphyrinogen oxidase, whose protein sequence is MTIKEQFIPFIQQLQNEICSAVEAMDGKAKFREDRWEREGGGGGITRIIADGNVFQKGGVNTSVVHGKLPAVMAQQFNVPGESSFLAAGISLVIHPLNPFVPTVHANFRYFELYAADGSIADSWFGGGADLTPYYIFEEDGVHFHRTFKEACDPFGTELYPQYKKHCDEYFVNKHRNNEARGIGGIFYDYLRPEPSRTAEQLLQFQFANGNSMIDAYLPIVAKRKDLPYTEENVHWQEYRRGRYVEFNLIHDRGTLFGLKTNGRIESILMSLPARARWEYDFHPAAGSPEAELLEYLKPREWVK, encoded by the coding sequence ATGACCATCAAAGAACAATTCATACCCTTCATTCAGCAGCTGCAAAATGAAATATGCAGCGCAGTGGAAGCCATGGACGGAAAAGCAAAGTTCAGGGAAGACCGCTGGGAAAGAGAAGGCGGTGGTGGCGGGATCACCCGTATCATTGCCGATGGGAATGTTTTTCAAAAAGGCGGCGTGAACACTTCTGTGGTACATGGTAAATTACCGGCTGTGATGGCACAGCAGTTCAATGTTCCGGGAGAAAGCAGTTTCCTGGCGGCAGGGATCTCCCTGGTCATCCATCCGCTGAATCCCTTTGTACCAACAGTACATGCCAATTTCCGTTACTTTGAGCTCTATGCGGCGGATGGCAGCATAGCAGATTCCTGGTTCGGTGGTGGTGCAGATCTTACACCATATTATATCTTTGAGGAAGACGGCGTTCATTTTCACCGTACTTTCAAAGAGGCCTGCGATCCTTTTGGAACAGAACTTTATCCGCAATACAAAAAACATTGCGACGAATATTTTGTGAACAAACACCGGAATAATGAAGCGCGCGGCATTGGTGGTATCTTTTACGATTACCTCCGCCCCGAGCCTTCCCGCACAGCAGAACAGCTGCTGCAATTCCAGTTTGCCAATGGTAATTCCATGATCGATGCCTATCTTCCGATCGTAGCAAAAAGGAAAGACCTTCCATATACAGAAGAAAATGTACACTGGCAGGAATACAGGCGTGGCCGTTATGTAGAGTTCAACCTGATACACGACAGGGGTACTTTATTTGGTCTGAAAACGAACGGCCGCATTGAGTCCATCCTCATGAGCCTTCCCGCCAGGGCACGCTGGGAGTATGATTTTCACCCTGCCGCAGGGAGTCCGGAAGCAGAACTGCTGGAATACCTGAAACCAAGGGAATGGGTTAAATAA